CTCAGACCATTTCAAGCATACTGGAGAACTGCATCAGTCAAACAGAGATAGCAGCATCTCTGCCTGCCGTCCACAACATAGTCCACCCGTCTGCAGAGATATGTGACGAGTTGACAAGAGCTCTTGAGGTGCATCAGATGTTAACTGAAAAGCTGGAAACATCTAATGGTCTCCAGGAGGAGCCTTGTGGATCATCAGACGAAGAATGTgcgaaaaggaggaggagggctcAGCTTGAGAGAGACTTCAAGTACTCAGTCAGGGACCTGCTGAGGTTGTTTCGAACCCACCCTGATGCCGTTTTTGGTTTCAGGTCAGAGGTTGACACAGAAATTGGGGAGGCTGAACACACACTCATCTTAGGGctgaaacatttttatggacATATGATAGTGAGATTGCAGACCAGCCCGGAAGAGGAAATACTGCTAGCCGTGGAGACGGTGTCACCTGACACAGATATGATAGTCAAACTTGAAGAAATAGCAGCAGCCATCGAACAAAAAGATGTCGAGGTAAGCAGTTATATTTTTGACTTACTGTTAATATCCATTGttcattcatcccactttaaagacagcaatataaaaataagcgTGACTCATATATGTCCTAAATCATGTCTGACCTCTCCCAATCCTTGGGTGGGAATCTTAGATTTCCAAGAAGACTGATGACCTCAGTATTTTGGAGCGTTGCCTTCTGGAGAGCCAGACAGAAGAAGTGGACTGGCAGCTTGTTGCAGACAAACAGTGTCAGTCCCTCATTAAGACTTCACAGGTGAAGCAGACCAGCATCCAGCAGGAAATAGACAAACTCAACATTCGACTCCACACGATGACTCTCAAATATAGAGAGGGGGAGAAAGTACTACAAGAGGTACATTGACTTGTTTTAATGAGAGTTTACATCATTTATTTTGGCTGggagtatatatataaaaaaaacatgtttctccTCTTTGACAGATAAATGAAAATGTGGAGATGGAAATGGAATACTTGATCCAAAAGTTTGATGATGAAATAGAAGAGCACCAGGTACAAACTTAACTCATTATTTCTTGTACTTgaccaaatatttaaataataatataaaacgaTGAATGTTCTTTTTCACTATCTTCCAGGCCGATCTAGAGTTATGTCAGATGGATGTTGAGAGGGAAGAAGGGGAATGCAAAAGACTGGAGAAGCCTTATGCCGACCTAGAGAAGGAGTACAACTGCATAATGGAGAAGCGGCGGCTAGCGGAAGAGAAAAGAGTTACAGAGTTGAAGCTTAAGGTCACTCTTTATTGTCAGTCCTGGTGGAGAGGCTACTGTACTCGCAAGGAATTGGCTCTCAATCCCATCAAGCCTACCAAGAAGGGCAAAAAGAAGGgcaagggtaagggtaagggtaaaaagaaaaagaagtagTCCTAAAGTAACATACCAACGCTCTTAttgaagcagcagcagaagggGTAGCCTGGGAAGGGGACCACCAATGGTTAATCATATCATCACTTTGGAAAATATTactatatgaatataataatagcacTATGTGACATTTCAGTTCAtcttgaaaaaacaaaacaaaaagtagaCATGGACAAAAGTTTTGGGAAACGCGGTTGCCACACCTTCACCAAGTTGACTTTCATGTTGCCAGTCTCAGTGCCCTCTGAGATTAACTGGCAACCAGTCAGGGTGTAATCTAGAATAGGCTCcgaatgcatagatggatggttgTTTCTCAATCAATGTTGTTCAGTTTAAAGGTGGACTGAGTTCTTGGGTACACCAGTTGCTGTGTTATTTTTAACCACAAGGTGGCGACATCGGCCCAATGAATAATGGAAGTGTAATAAACTAACTGGAGTTTGAATTAGTCATGTCTAGAATTCTGTCAGATTCATCATGTAATAAATGTTACACAAATTGGTGTGACAAAAGTGAAATGATGCAAAGAATCAACGATCCACTCTTAACTACCAATTATATAGTTTGTGTATACATGTGTTTCAATAAGGTAAGGTAACTGAGGCCTTTCAGAGAAGCGGGTCAGAATCAGAGTCAGTAATCTCCCAATAAGATTAGGTATATGTGAGACATACAAGATTATTGTGAGAATGTGGGGGCGGGCGGGGTGTTATCTGGTTCATTCTGTTTATTTAAATCTCAGAGTAAAAgtatagttgaaaaaaaatggaattataGAATGTCCATCTCTAAAAGAAATATGTATGTGTaacaatacatttattgtacaataaaaaaaccAGAAAGTACATTTTCACTTTACATTGGAAAATCTAACTTTACCCTATAGAACTGTTTTCATAATGTTACGGTGGTCTCTGTATTGTTTCCATGTGcaatgctttgctgtagtttgaCAATGTCTTTGTGGTCCCGGATGAACATCTTGATCtacaaaaagaccaaaatgTGAAATTAAGAGCAAATCTTTGTCAGCGCTCCTTGTCAGGGTACAAACCTTGTCCAGTTGTGTCTCAGTGTCACTCAGAGCCACGCCTTTGTCTCCTTCCACATCGGCGCCTGTCAACTCATAGAGGTTGAGTGTCGCCATCTTGATCAAGCCGAGCAGGAGCGTCTTCTCGGCTGCAGTGTCCTGGATGTGTTTCCACATTGTCTCCTGTATGAGGAGAACATTAGAAGTTGATGATCATACATTAACAACTCTGCTGAGTGAGAATTACGTCTGATACCCAGTGTTCCAATTCAGGTTGGGCCCCCTCCAGTTTATACTGGAGCTGTGACAGCTGGTTGCTGTTTTGCAGAAGCATCAAGTGACGCTGGCTGTTAAAGGTCAGCAGGGTTTTCCTCTGCTGGTCCACCTGCTCCTCTGCTTGCCTCTGCTTCTCACAGAACTGTTGTCGGATGCGGAGAAGACTCTGCAGATGACCTGCGAGAAATGCCTCATCTTCAcactgaaacacaaacaaaatgggGGCCACAATTACTTGTATACTGCCTTGGTATGGTATGGTCATAGTATTTCTATTGACAACAAATATATTGAGGGCTTTAAACATTTGCACAGTACTGCACAGCACCTGACACGAACCTAAAATTGATGCTACAAAGCCAAATTAATCCAATTATTCACTCTTCTTGTATGATACATTTACGTATTGCCTTGTTGCCTTACCTGTGTTAGTTTCACCACCTGCTGCATAAAGTCCTTATACACAGCGTCTCTGTGAATGTGATGCAGGAGCTGCAGCTTCCTGTGCTGCAGCTTGGCGTACTCCTCCTTTAGCATCTTCACCTCAGTCTCTTTCTCACTTGCttcttgtctctctttctctgctTTTTTAAGGTTTTCATCAGCCGCTTGTTCCTTCACATGGggaaatgttaaaaacacacaatatagTATAGAGGGATTATGGAACTGTACTAAGGATTTTGCTGTGTTGCATAATGTGTGCATTGTGAACTAAAAGCTGGGATAATTTCCTGTTGTGcaaatgattaaatattattCTGACACAGGCACTCTTTTTAAATGTATACTGATTTCTTTATAAAGAATCAATAAAGCAGGCTTAATATTGATGTAAAAACACAGATAGAGTATGTGTGAAGTTGGAATTCATTTCACGTAGAAAAGGCTAAATGTGTATCTTTATAGATAAACAGTTCAGTATTgattttgggggaggggggttgtTTGTTTTGGAGATGACCAGCGCCCATTTGTTTTAATTCTTCTGGCTGTGTGCATTTCTTTTATTCTGTGTATTATATGATAAGAATGTTGTTATTTATGCACCATATgagcataaaaacaaaaacgtttGAGGAGTTTGAAGAAACGTCAGCATTTGAGAAGATATGTGTGCATAATAAGTTAATATCTCCTGGGTGAATTTGCACTGAACTGGTTTAAAACTACTATGTGAATCTGTGGTATACCTTTGGAAAGGTATTAAAGCTTGTCAGAAGATCCTTGGCTTTCTTTGCATCCTTGAGCAGCTCATCTTCACGCCATTGCAAATGCTCCAACTTCTAGAGAAGACCACAAAGAGAATTGTTTATATTGTCAATATTATATGATCACTGTGTCAAAATGGTGCAAACATTTTTTCGTGCCTCTTGACAACATACCATAatcttatttcatgtttattattcttAAAAAGGATTTAATGTcttcatattgttgtttgttattttgagTGTACAATGCTAATAGTTGTCAATCATATCTGCCCATAGTGCCCAAGAACTACAATAGTTGACCATATTTCCTCCTTGCCTGTTTCCGCTCCTTCAGTAGCTCCACTAGATGTTCTTGCTCCTGACGGTCCTTCATGATCTCTATGAGAGTGTCGTTCCTGTCACGGAAGCTCATGGCTGTCATCATAGACTTGGAGACATAACAAGGAGGCCATAATGAACATTGATAGTTCACACGGCTTCGTGTAAAAACGTACTGTGAAATGTTCTCCTCGGGGAGGCTCAAATATGATTAATCATGTCAAATACTCACGCAGTGTTCAAGGTTTAAGGCGGACTACTTTCAATCAGTTTTCCGTACCTTCGAAGTAGTTGTCAGGAAATAATTCGGTACTTCCGgtggttgctatggtaacacGAAAAACAGCGAAACTAAACGGTCAAGTGAGGACACAcataagagttttttttagttaagaCACTTTGTGAATgtaaaattattcaaattattttctatttgttatatatataattatatttattatttagaatttatttatttaggtttgtgtgtggaggggggagGGCGTGAGGagcagctaacattagcttaattGTTGAACAGTAATAGCCAAATACTACAGTTACAGTAACAGCTAAAGTATGTAGGCTACAATCAAAACTCAAATAGGCCTACTCTCCTATACTGTCTTTGGCACTGAGaccaaaattgtgtttttgtagcaAAGTCATAAAGTGCACCATGAAAATAGTTGTACTATGGGGCCACATAGGCCAATGAGAACAACATCCTTGCCCAGTCAGCTGCTTGAACCGCAAACAAGGGGCTTTGGCAGGGTCTGCAAAGAAGTGTTGTCGTAGACAACCTCAACGTATCCCATCAGGCATTCACCAGCTGTTTATGATATATCACCAATGAAAGTTTCAATTAGACTATACATTTGAAAGTGAAGTAAAACTAGAATctctgctctgtattaaatataaaaaacatacttaaaagAGATATAAACAGCACATTCTGTTGAATCACTTAAGATGCCACCAAGTTTCAGTAATTCCGTAATTTAACACACCTGAATGTGATCAAATGCTGCAATCAACCCTAATGGTGAGCGACGAGCAATAGTGTGATTGACAGGCGTTACTTGTCACTTGAAGCACACAGATCACACTTAATATCACACCTTTGACTTGGTGATGCTAGAACCATGCTGGCCAGAACACGCTACAGCGCGTGCTCACCTCGGACTCACAAGCAGCATATAAGAGGGTCACATATTGTACTATATGAGATGATTGATCTAATCCAATAATTAATCAAATGTATGTTCATATTGGAATTAtcggaaatgtatatcacattatatgACTGAGTGACACTTTGTGCATAAGTAATATATTATTGCCTAAACTATATATGAAGACTTGTTATCACCTGCTAGGAAGTATACGGGTATCTGAACCTACAAGGTAGTAACATGCAAGACAAGGTGACATGAGGCAGGAGGCACTATCACACATAATGGAATTGTGCTGTTATTTTTGCATTATAATTATTAGGTGAGGCGATGACAGAAATGACATAGAAGAACCTGGATAATGCATCTTCAGATTTAAATGGcttatacacgcacacacacactaaatgcACTGTGAAACAATAAGATATGCTTGACCAAAGAGCaatgaagaggaaaaacaaaaacacactgaaATGCCTCTGCATCTATATTTGATGAATGGATAGCTTATTACACATACAGAGTTTCTTTATTAATACTTGTGGAAGGCAATCCTATTATAATAAAAGCATGTAGTGTGAAGTGATGGGCCCAGTGTGATGCTGAGGAGATGGAGACATCACACCCATGTTAACATCAGGGGACCTTTTAACTGCTGAAGAGGAAGTAGAGAAGAAGAATACAGTTTGCCGGAATACACTTCTTCAATTGAGAGTAACATTTAGCCCTTTCTCAATATATCCCATGTAGAAGGACTTTAAGGAAGTTTCCTCTCTGAAGATACTTTTTGAGGCGAGGCACATTGAAAAATTGTTCTTGTTGACTTCTCTGCCACAGGACATGAAAACCATTACAGCTGAATTAATCTTAAAATATATTATCTAAAAGgagaatattattcattcattcatttactatcacttatcctcacaagggtcgtgggggtgctggagcctatcccagctgtcttcgggcgagaggcgggatacaccctggactggtcgccagccaatcacagggcacatatagataaacaaccattgacactcacattcatacctatggacaatttggagtcgccaattaacctagcatgtttttggaatgtgggaggaaaccggagtacccggagaaaacccacacatgaacaaggagaacatgcaaactccacacagagatggccgagggtggaatcaaactcgggtctcctagctttgtggcctacatgctaaccactcgtccactacTCAACTCAAAAGTGGGTTACAGAGCCATTTCCAATAGGTAGCAGATCTTTGCCTgcataggaaaaaaaatgtaattacccAATTTCTGTGAAGGCATCTCACATGTCTGTCTACACTATTAGCGTGCTACTCCACTGTGAGGTGCATGCCATGTTTCTGGACGACTGTCAAGCTTGGGTGGGAGAGGAAGGACATGGAGTGGAGACTTCATgtagagatgcccaagcaaagattcaaacccaggacTTCCCGATCctcactgtgtggccaacatgcaaaccacttgcccaccgtgcGACCTccctgattaatctgatttttgttaaataaattgacagccctaattcaAATACATGTTGCTGatctgtagtattctacactaatcactaggtgtcagtaatgttacattgacaagacaatagccaccacaggaagtatttGGTGATAATGtgactctcccaatgctaacatgtgtgagtctatagtttgttcattattatttctgtCTTACATGGATTATTTACacttatgtctgctatattgggtaacacaaGGGTCttaggggactataggggtgttatttaatgtttagagggctctaataatgctaaaaatccTATTTAATAGGTTGTCTCTATGTCCTAATtacaaacatataaatatatatttaaaaataaggaatcctacttcacagaaattcactaatTCTATGATTCTATGATCAGGATTAtacttccacttccacacacacacacagtttcagGCTGCAAACATTTAGGCATCCATAATTTAAGGTCAACACTGTGTTGCAAAGTGATATTGAGAGGAAGTCCGTGTTTATGCAAATGCCTTGTCAGACAGAGAGGCCAGCGCCTTTGTGACACCATGTATTAATAATGAGCCACAATGGCAAAGATGCACTGAGTGGGACCCCAAACAATGTTGCTGCTACTGGCAAACAATGGAGACTGACAGCCGGCTGAGTGAGTGCAATGAAATCATGTGCACTCAAGAGAATAGGGTGTAATCATGGATTTGTTTGTGTATTGATGTTTGTGTTTAGTGTTTGTCTCACAGCAGTGGTCTTGTCTGGCCTGTTTGTAAACATGCttgaacaggaacaggaacaagGCTCCGGTGGGGCGCTTCATGCCGGAAGACTGCCAGACCCCACAGAGGCTCGTGGCTCCTCCAGAAAGGCCATGCTTCACAATCCTTACTTTTTGGCAACACAACAGCCAGAGTTATATCTAACTTACTTATTAAAATATAGATTTCATAGTCTTCTGGCTAATATATCAGGGACTAGTTAATAACCTAAATGGTTGCATTAAGGAACAGCAGGGGTGTTATTATATGGCAAAAACACTATATAttagattaagattaagatatgcctttattcgttcctcagtgtggaaatttgcattgcacagcagttaagcagtacaaaatacacaatatagaaaaataaacaatataaacaacccaagtattaacaaaatcaacagttttcccagagttatatacaatacagtatgtagataatatgaaacgagatgagatatatgaccagactattcactgagatcttgctagtgagttaatatgaggcattatggaaatacttcacatagaacttagtatattgcatttagagcccttaatattgcacgtggaggttgatcagatattgcacagtgaatggggtctggagtaactatacagtactgaatgtaaaaaaaacaaagtattgcacagatgtacatagtggtgtagaagtctattggacgcagtgctggttgtacagcctgacagctgcaggaagaaaggacctgcgatatcgctcctatGAAAAATTAAGTACTGTTTTTCGTTGTATAAttaaaagggaacctattatgctcactttttggccctttgtattgagttgtgaactcctgtagagcagcctcacacgataacccgcacagaaaacattctagatcttccagaatctgcacctagtccagctggatttccttggctttccaaaacggtcagttttaatttattccacacactgacagcctccgggcacgcccacttcgctgtgattggtcacactcccaaacgcTCCAGAGTACTACTGGATTACTGACGAACCCCAATATCTAATTTTGTcgttataggagttgataataaatgaataaaccctttggagaactacttgaaaagtggtttggagctactggtagctaaTAAGTGGTAATGTAGTCCATGTTTGTTGAGTGCAGACAATATTGATGTAACATTagaattaaagctacagacacacaatgcATCCTGTTCCAAGTAGAGCTCACATGAAAAGTTCTTTTAAACTGTTGAGACCGTTGGCAATACACTTCTTAGACTTGTTTCAAATAGTTGAAAAACAGTACAACATGGGACATGTAATATAGGGCAACCTTGTCTCTGCTCTCTCTCCCTGGTTGTCTTTCTTTGTCTCCAAGTGTGTGTATGGTAGATTAGCATGCCTCTCCACTCCTCCGGCCATAATCAGATGGGACATTGGCTCCATGACGGCCCGAGACCCCCACCAGCACACACTGAGGGTACAACTCCATGTTGCCATGTCTGACTGGCAACAGTATGTTAGGAGTTAAAACAATTATTCCTGTGCACATCAACCATTtgctcacaatattacaaacaaAATCTGGGGGACAAATGTCGTAGATCTCTGTCGGGCTTCTTCATCTTGAATTGGACAACAAGTGAGAGTCCGGCAATAGAGACAAGAATAAAGCAGCTCAATAAGGCAGATAAACTTCCATTAGTCATCAGCTTAGTCTGAGCCCCTCTGACCCTAGAGTGGCCTGTCTGCTGCTAGTTTGACCCTTAACCTTTGTCCCTTTGTCTTATAGATACAGCACACACACGCCTCTTGCTCTCTTTCCCTTGACAGCCCTCATGGTCATATTAAGATCTACATGGCCGATTTCAAGGCCGTTTCAGACATAAACTCCCATTTAGCCCCTGAGTCTTGTTACTGCGCTTAACAGCATTAGTCCATTCTTGTGGCTTTTACATGAAGCAGGGATGGATTGTACCATTCTAATCATCCGGCTCGGTTGAGTCACTTTAACATCATCCTACTACTTATTGTTAGCAACTGCACATATGTACAGCTTAtaagtatattgtatattagaTAGCTTTGACTGATTTGGCGATGATGCGCCTCAATACGCCttttaaaactaaaatttaACAGCCTATGCATCCTTTGAAAGATGGAAATTGAATATCTCTAAAATTCTATTTTCAAATGTGAAAGCCTGCAGTGCCAAAACAAAAGGAAGACCGTCAGCCTAAGAAAGATGAACCATAATGAACTTTTAGCAATTACACTCCATCTCAGGCCACTTATTCTACACAAAATGCCTTCATTAATGCCGGCCATTGCACAAATGCCACTTAGTGTCTTGCAAAGACATCTATAGTACCGATATATACATTCAAACCAACAATTCAGTCCCAAATGAAATAAAGATAAGTTGTGGGCGCCTTTTAATAAAAAGCTTCTTGTGCAAATTGTAGATAGCGAGGAGGTAGACTTCATATCAAAGCAATAACTTTGGGTATCATTTTGCCTGAGATCTTAATATTCCTTGGGGAGGCtataaaaaatgttgacaattttAAAATACTTCCTGCTTTGAGAGGAGATACTCAACAGGATTTgcatatgatatgatatttaaTAAGCCTGAATTATTGACTCTTCATTCCAACAACAGCAACACTGTGACACAGTCAAAGATATATAAGCTGTTGATGATTCTTACAAATAAACCTTTAGATTAGGAGTAAAACTCATTTTGAAgattactgcatttttttaataaatgctgtaTGGAGAATTACAGTATCACTTTAAGTGTGTGATCGattcacaattcattcattcattcattcattcattttctaccgctttttcctcacgagggtcgcgggggtgctggagcctatcccagctgtcttcgggcgagaggcggggtacaccctggactggtcgccaaccaatcacagggcacatatagacaaacaaaacaaccattcacactcacattcatacctatggacaatttggagtggccaattaacctagcatgtttttggaatgtgggaggaaaccggagtacccggagaaaacccacgca
This DNA window, taken from Doryrhamphus excisus isolate RoL2022-K1 chromosome 4, RoL_Dexc_1.0, whole genome shotgun sequence, encodes the following:
- the iqcd gene encoding dynein regulatory complex protein 10 isoform X1; this encodes MSFLSTSDSMSEGQQIETDPTQLTFHTLQQDDDWEGALIDEVPQPRLLSSEAQTISSILENCISQTEIAASLPAVHNIVHPSAEICDELTRALEVHQMLTEKLETSNGLQEEPCGSSDEECAKRRRRAQLERDFKYSVRDLLRLFRTHPDAVFGFRSEVDTEIGEAEHTLILGLKHFYGHMIVRLQTSPEEEILLAVETVSPDTDMIVKLEEIAAAIEQKDVEISKKTDDLSILERCLLESQTEEVDWQLVADKQCQSLIKTSQVKQTSIQQEIDKLNIRLHTMTLKYREGEKVLQEINENVEMEMEYLIQKFDDEIEEHQADLELCQMDVEREEGECKRLEKPYADLEKEYNCIMEKRRLAEEKRVTELKLKVTLYCQSWWRGYCTRKELALNPIKPTKKGKKKGKGKGKGKKKKK
- the iqcd gene encoding dynein regulatory complex protein 10 isoform X2, encoding MSEGQQIETDPTQLTFHTLQQDDDWEGALIDEVPQPRLLSSEAQTISSILENCISQTEIAASLPAVHNIVHPSAEICDELTRALEVHQMLTEKLETSNGLQEEPCGSSDEECAKRRRRAQLERDFKYSVRDLLRLFRTHPDAVFGFRSEVDTEIGEAEHTLILGLKHFYGHMIVRLQTSPEEEILLAVETVSPDTDMIVKLEEIAAAIEQKDVEISKKTDDLSILERCLLESQTEEVDWQLVADKQCQSLIKTSQVKQTSIQQEIDKLNIRLHTMTLKYREGEKVLQEINENVEMEMEYLIQKFDDEIEEHQADLELCQMDVEREEGECKRLEKPYADLEKEYNCIMEKRRLAEEKRVTELKLKVTLYCQSWWRGYCTRKELALNPIKPTKKGKKKGKGKGKGKKKKK
- the LOC131128023 gene encoding coiled-coil domain-containing protein 42 like-2-like → MMTAMSFRDRNDTLIEIMKDRQEQEHLVELLKERKQKLEHLQWREDELLKDAKKAKDLLTSFNTFPKEQAADENLKKAEKERQEASEKETEVKMLKEEYAKLQHRKLQLLHHIHRDAVYKDFMQQVVKLTQCEDEAFLAGHLQSLLRIRQQFCEKQRQAEEQVDQQRKTLLTFNSQRHLMLLQNSNQLSQLQYKLEGAQPELEHWETMWKHIQDTAAEKTLLLGLIKMATLNLYELTGADVEGDKGVALSDTETQLDKIKMFIRDHKDIVKLQQSIAHGNNTETTVTL